From bacterium, one genomic window encodes:
- a CDS encoding type II toxin-antitoxin system HicB family antitoxin, with protein sequence MKLTAIIGREGDGYVSLCPELDIASQGSSVEEARDNLREALELFFETASPEEIGRRLHGEIFVTQVEVAVG encoded by the coding sequence ATGAAACTCACGGCAATAATTGGGCGAGAGGGTGACGGTTACGTTTCTTTGTGCCCGGAGTTAGACATCGCGAGCCAAGGCTCTAGCGTTGAAGAGGCTAGAGACAATCTTCGGGAAGCATTGGAACTTTTCTTTGAAACAGCATCACCCGAAGAAATCGGCCGACGTCTTCATGGGGAGATTTTCGTAACCCAAGTTGAGGTGGCAGTTGGGTAG
- a CDS encoding DUF499 domain-containing protein, which translates to MNETLKPWYAIAIPHKDIREGRLAEAVFAADLWAVVQGTAPEVYLDPEEFFRKTYLTSGLCTVLRRVAAALGGAQASSLSSGDRVMSLQTAFGGGKTHTLVALWHLAKHADRLKESPHAEGLRKAIGGQLPKKVKGVAVFTNQTCDATQGRRVEDGVHLRTLWGELAYQLGGKALYERVRANDESQRVPQGLFAEILRAASPCLILLDELADYCVGAAAVAVGDTSLADQTVSFIQQLTEAVQQVPGAVVVATLPASKYEVAQSEKGQEAFVTLEKRFQRLGADVKPVADEEIYEVVRARLFESMDGVQAGSPSPDSWYPAKVAQVYQAMYADHSGEVPSEAAKNTYREQIERAYPFHPLLIDALYTRWGSHPDFQRTRGVLRLLASIVGDLWSRKQGNTETQHLIQPCHIRWSVDALQAALTRFWGPAYQSVAAADVTGERSNGGIFDEERGGDYRRESIGQGLASAILLGSFGGQGGRSGFSSKDLKLACSKQGLNWNYTDGALLELENRCFYLHTTTAGSLGKRYWFGTKPTLNKLVVQYRQQSAKETFEEAILEDLRTESQKGAVAGATWRVIVNPAEDLPEQKSLTLLVLPPSLAWDEGGQASSLSQEETGNTVLQRVKAISSRCGGKDRLYRNTLLFLVGTARGLSKLRQAHRERAALEGVRADYWDQLDEEQREDLKKRLDAARKAALEALGPAYTVVLRVHGQEVESCVLSDARRTFQEHLGYVWPTLVEDEEWILRRVGTVTLEDTGLIPKEGGLRLKDAVEAFLRFTDKPMVATKEAVTAGLAQACADGLVGIGHGSSLSTLQTRYCKQSVSLDPSEDGVWIIPPFTQETPKAHGGEEVAGVCVDTDKPVVVGGPGAGTLVSEPGGGATVTTPKAQSTVRRFVVRGNVPVEQWAELFRCFVGPAARMNLEKLGLGVRFEIIFRDGQEMSEEDPTLKAMQEAARQLNLSFEILERAGGAQEGASG; encoded by the coding sequence ATGAACGAAACGCTAAAACCCTGGTACGCGATTGCCATCCCTCACAAGGACATTCGCGAAGGACGCCTCGCCGAGGCCGTCTTCGCAGCTGACCTGTGGGCGGTTGTGCAGGGCACCGCCCCTGAGGTGTATCTCGACCCCGAGGAATTCTTCCGCAAGACCTACCTGACGAGCGGGCTATGCACCGTGTTGAGGCGGGTCGCTGCGGCGCTTGGTGGAGCACAGGCATCCAGCCTGTCATCGGGAGACCGGGTCATGAGCCTCCAGACCGCCTTCGGCGGCGGCAAGACTCACACCCTCGTGGCCTTGTGGCACCTGGCGAAACACGCGGATCGGTTGAAGGAATCACCTCACGCGGAGGGACTGCGAAAGGCCATCGGCGGGCAACTGCCGAAGAAGGTGAAAGGCGTCGCTGTCTTCACGAACCAGACCTGCGACGCGACCCAGGGCCGCCGGGTGGAAGACGGCGTTCACCTTCGCACGCTTTGGGGCGAGTTGGCGTACCAGTTAGGCGGAAAGGCTCTCTACGAGCGCGTGCGGGCGAATGACGAGAGTCAGCGCGTGCCGCAGGGACTTTTCGCCGAGATTCTGCGCGCCGCATCCCCCTGCCTGATCCTGCTGGACGAGCTGGCCGACTACTGCGTGGGCGCAGCCGCGGTTGCCGTGGGTGACACGAGCCTCGCGGATCAGACCGTCTCCTTCATCCAGCAGTTGACCGAAGCCGTGCAACAGGTTCCAGGGGCTGTCGTGGTGGCGACGCTGCCTGCGAGTAAGTACGAGGTCGCCCAGAGCGAAAAAGGGCAAGAAGCCTTCGTGACGCTGGAGAAGCGCTTCCAGCGCCTCGGGGCTGACGTCAAGCCGGTTGCGGACGAGGAGATCTACGAGGTTGTGCGTGCCCGCCTGTTCGAGTCCATGGATGGTGTGCAGGCTGGCAGTCCATCTCCCGACTCTTGGTATCCGGCGAAGGTCGCCCAGGTCTATCAGGCCATGTACGCGGACCACTCGGGGGAGGTTCCCTCGGAGGCTGCGAAAAACACCTACCGCGAGCAGATCGAGCGCGCCTATCCCTTCCATCCGCTTCTCATTGATGCGCTTTACACCCGCTGGGGCAGCCACCCGGACTTCCAGCGGACGCGGGGTGTGCTGCGTCTTCTCGCGAGCATCGTGGGTGATCTCTGGAGTCGAAAGCAGGGCAACACCGAGACCCAGCACCTGATCCAGCCATGCCACATCCGCTGGTCCGTAGATGCTCTGCAAGCGGCTCTGACGAGATTCTGGGGACCTGCCTATCAGTCCGTTGCAGCGGCCGATGTGACCGGTGAACGGTCCAATGGGGGCATCTTCGACGAGGAGCGCGGAGGCGATTACCGAAGAGAGTCCATCGGGCAGGGTCTGGCTTCCGCAATCCTCCTCGGATCCTTCGGCGGCCAGGGCGGTCGAAGCGGATTCAGCTCGAAGGACCTAAAGCTCGCCTGCTCGAAGCAGGGCCTGAACTGGAACTATACCGACGGGGCCTTGCTCGAACTGGAGAATCGCTGCTTCTACCTGCACACAACGACGGCGGGGAGCCTGGGCAAGCGCTACTGGTTCGGCACCAAGCCGACACTGAACAAGCTGGTCGTCCAGTACCGACAGCAAAGCGCAAAGGAAACGTTCGAGGAAGCGATCCTCGAGGATCTCAGGACCGAGTCGCAGAAAGGAGCTGTCGCCGGCGCGACCTGGCGCGTAATCGTCAACCCCGCGGAGGACCTGCCGGAGCAGAAGTCGCTCACCTTGCTGGTCCTGCCGCCGTCGCTCGCCTGGGACGAAGGAGGACAGGCTTCCAGCCTGTCACAAGAAGAGACAGGCAATACTGTCCTCCAACGCGTGAAGGCGATCAGCAGCCGGTGCGGTGGGAAGGACCGTCTGTACCGTAACACGCTTCTGTTCCTGGTGGGAACCGCTCGGGGCTTAAGCAAACTGCGGCAGGCACACCGGGAGCGGGCGGCCTTGGAGGGCGTGCGCGCGGACTACTGGGACCAGCTTGACGAAGAGCAGCGCGAAGACCTCAAGAAACGCCTGGACGCGGCGCGCAAGGCTGCGCTGGAGGCGCTGGGCCCCGCCTACACCGTCGTCCTTCGGGTGCACGGGCAGGAAGTGGAGTCGTGCGTGCTCTCGGATGCGCGCCGGACCTTTCAGGAACACCTAGGCTATGTATGGCCCACGCTCGTCGAAGACGAGGAGTGGATTCTTCGGCGCGTGGGAACGGTGACGCTGGAGGACACTGGTCTGATCCCGAAGGAAGGCGGACTGCGCCTCAAAGACGCTGTCGAGGCTTTCCTGCGCTTCACAGACAAACCCATGGTCGCCACCAAGGAAGCGGTGACCGCAGGGCTCGCCCAGGCGTGTGCTGACGGATTGGTGGGAATCGGTCATGGATCAAGTCTTTCTACGCTCCAGACTCGATACTGCAAGCAGTCGGTGTCCCTGGATCCCAGCGAGGACGGCGTATGGATCATCCCGCCGTTCACCCAGGAGACACCGAAGGCTCACGGGGGCGAGGAAGTAGCTGGAGTCTGCGTGGACACGGATAAACCAGTTGTCGTGGGAGGACCGGGTGCCGGCACCCTCGTCAGCGAGCCCGGAGGAGGCGCAACTGTAACCACTCCTAAGGCTCAGAGCACGGTCCGCCGGTTTGTGGTCCGCGGTAACGTACCGGTCGAGCAGTGGGCCGAGCTTTTTCGTTGCTTTGTCGGACCCGCCGCGCGCATGAACCTGGAGAAGCTCGGGCTCGGCGTGCGCTTCGAGATCATCTTCCGCGATGGGCAGGAGATGAGCGAGGAGGATCCCACGCTCAAGGCAATGCAGGAGGCCGCACGGCAGTTGAACCTGAGCTTCGAGATTCTCGAAAGAGCCGGTGGCGCACAGGAGGGAGCAAGCGGATAA
- a CDS encoding DUF86 domain-containing protein, which translates to MSHRPVHLLIADILECIEKIERYIAGLDHDTFVSDEKTIDSVARNLQVIGEAANRLPESFTAQHPEIEWRRIIGLRNRIVHDYFGLDLEIIWEILQRELPMVKKKISDIQMDMGEPS; encoded by the coding sequence ATGTCCCATAGGCCGGTTCATCTGTTGATTGCCGACATCCTCGAGTGCATCGAGAAGATAGAGCGGTACATTGCGGGGTTGGACCATGACACCTTCGTTTCCGATGAGAAGACAATAGATTCCGTTGCGCGAAACCTGCAAGTTATCGGGGAAGCCGCCAACCGGCTTCCCGAGTCCTTTACGGCACAGCACCCTGAAATCGAATGGCGCCGGATCATTGGTTTGCGCAATCGCATCGTGCACGATTATTTTGGTTTGGATCTGGAGATCATTTGGGAAATCCTTCAACGGGAATTGCCCATGGTGAAAAAGAAAATCTCCGACATCCAGATGGACATGGGAGAGCCCTCATGA
- a CDS encoding nucleotidyltransferase family protein: MKNVDEIIELLKAAKPDLARRFGVRRLAVFGSYARGDQREDSDVDILVEVDPSIGWRFVDLAEEIEAMLGVRTELVSRRAIKPRNWNIIERELIDVP; this comes from the coding sequence ATGAAGAACGTGGATGAGATCATCGAGTTGCTCAAGGCAGCAAAGCCGGACCTTGCCCGCCGATTCGGCGTTCGACGACTGGCCGTTTTTGGTTCGTATGCCAGAGGGGACCAGAGAGAGGACAGCGATGTGGATATCCTCGTGGAAGTTGACCCCTCCATCGGTTGGCGGTTCGTGGATCTGGCTGAGGAGATTGAAGCCATGCTCGGCGTTCGGACCGAATTGGTCTCCCGCAGGGCGATCAAACCGAGAAATTGGAACATCATTGAAAGGGAACTCATTGATGTCCCATAG
- the cmr4 gene encoding type III-B CRISPR module RAMP protein Cmr4, with product MGKSYEQFRVIGLGIDPIHVGTGGQRLGRVDLSIVRDPVTRVPKIPGSSLAGVCRTYAAMALNRYPMCAGQGQPEQTGHGGHCGGRDCPICTVFGFARGTGGGFAGLAAFSDAHVLLFPVATRKGPLWVTSPSVLRLIGCQINDSLESALYQKEGGQPLNLGWLLLEVKQHNGWQEKVKQLFCDKDLREYVGQNLGLLRDDLFTHVVNSNLEVRTSVSINPETGAAEEGALFSYEALPRATVLMWEVVCKNPQHFRIGGQEVCAQVNSKPMSAPAEVFEVVKKAHDYLEHLGIGGMGTRGMGRLWVIHSSSASSSQASTAASVEASQPAPGDSTGSHGGT from the coding sequence ATGGGCAAGAGCTACGAACAGTTCAGGGTTATCGGTCTAGGCATTGATCCCATCCATGTTGGCACAGGCGGGCAGCGTCTTGGCCGCGTGGACCTTTCCATTGTGCGCGATCCGGTCACGCGCGTGCCCAAAATCCCGGGTTCAAGCCTGGCCGGTGTGTGCCGCACCTATGCGGCAATGGCGCTGAACAGATACCCGATGTGCGCGGGGCAAGGGCAGCCGGAACAAACGGGCCATGGTGGCCATTGCGGAGGGCGGGATTGCCCCATCTGCACTGTGTTTGGCTTCGCGCGTGGAACTGGTGGAGGATTCGCGGGCCTTGCAGCCTTCAGCGACGCACACGTCCTGCTTTTCCCTGTAGCCACCCGCAAGGGCCCACTCTGGGTGACATCTCCGAGCGTGCTGCGGCTCATTGGGTGCCAGATCAACGATTCACTAGAAAGCGCCCTCTATCAAAAGGAAGGCGGACAACCGCTGAATCTCGGTTGGTTGCTTCTTGAAGTGAAGCAACACAACGGCTGGCAAGAGAAAGTGAAACAGCTTTTTTGCGATAAGGACCTGCGAGAATACGTCGGGCAGAACCTCGGATTGCTCCGCGATGACTTATTCACCCACGTCGTTAACAGCAATTTGGAGGTGCGCACCTCGGTTTCGATCAATCCCGAGACCGGAGCCGCCGAGGAAGGTGCGCTTTTCAGCTACGAGGCACTGCCCCGAGCCACGGTGCTGATGTGGGAGGTGGTCTGCAAAAATCCCCAGCACTTCAGGATCGGCGGGCAAGAGGTGTGTGCCCAGGTCAATTCGAAGCCGATGAGCGCGCCGGCAGAAGTTTTCGAGGTCGTCAAGAAGGCTCATGACTACCTTGAGCACCTGGGTATAGGTGGCATGGGCACACGTGGCATGGGGCGCCTATGGGTGATCCACTCATCGTCGGCCAGCAGCTCACAGGCAAGCACCGCAGCTTCAGTTGAGGCCTCCCAGCCTGCCCCGGGGGACAGTACCGGCTCCCATGGCGGCACGTAG
- a CDS encoding CRISPR-associated protein Csx11, translating to MNNGTSMLATLRQHRPLLLGCEAIGWLHMTGKAHADFLRKQGGVGVGYDDLRWHEQEKPPFPWSEYAAWLKSGSWNIPQDKWPSSLTDFLIKHRASDDGMLGLLQAGHGIASGIEKNVPTSTSEYLKQDATHMWLSSPFGHPVRNLLVNPPRLLASDGWDELVERVAALLEKLKELGSIPCGDPNHWWRWREDAIGPSGWLRQAFLSTVAETRVPNNDVTLWDQSYVAAALFKSAVAGAVLVGNTFEWGNNSKQQTRWRVLTVGFGTRHYEARAVKIGDWVGAQRDIEGFFERVRKFIEVDLAIGSLVYRDDETVVFTFPGQREDGKGSLDDNAAEELRKSIAEELDQFAQELKFETPPLCRLSQSTRSVVPMVHEQREVRKALAVPIHRPWEIKTYNESEASGTRHVCPVCLTRLNEPPRSAQTDNARKSYLCGVCRERRRGRLDAWLSGEDDTIWISEVADENDRVALLTVSFDIDPWLEGEHVDSLRAQNIASWQRFNPVLEEYWKRDPNQRRRIDNPLDPERPFASVMDYVKTRLASFEKDDLVLANLQEGYRHERSWDTFFAKIVEDRANAPQFANLTDDGRANWLAHQLFRKLPSPGRVYRFWRTTEAFFDELFKQFREIAASHPNPWRRRRLRLAPDTQTAQEWEDRETYAGRWNEGPFEVLYRTDHNEFLSIGNLSRCLEATDTATVLQEQELELKGDDGQVRKLKIQSTREPERLGIYAPVTLLERTPRRFRVLVPLDRVTPCIEAAIAKWREEFARVWDRMPLRIGVVAFPRLTPFQAVIEAARNLEDALDRDGGETWRVLECRTREGITALSLKRKDGATEAILVPVSLPDGREDVFYSYVRLEDRALRFPRDFQHPNGQVYRHMADLRPGDGIRVEASRIAGVFLDTTSRRFETPRVWPLADFERMQATWDLLVRNSPSLTALRGAWSQIEEKARNWCDNTGSWSAGSKEEWLRLARAILSDRLELQGAALEALVDAAGTGILAWVLEWHLTWLKVHIGG from the coding sequence ATGAACAACGGGACTTCCATGCTCGCCACTCTACGCCAGCATCGGCCTTTGCTGCTCGGCTGCGAGGCCATCGGCTGGCTGCATATGACCGGCAAGGCGCACGCCGATTTCCTCCGAAAACAAGGCGGGGTCGGCGTCGGATACGACGACCTGCGCTGGCATGAGCAAGAAAAGCCCCCCTTCCCGTGGAGCGAGTACGCTGCCTGGCTCAAAAGCGGTTCGTGGAATATTCCGCAGGATAAGTGGCCGTCTTCTTTGACGGACTTTTTGATCAAACACCGCGCTTCAGATGATGGAATGTTGGGTCTTCTTCAGGCCGGGCATGGAATTGCTTCTGGGATCGAGAAAAACGTTCCGACCTCGACGTCCGAGTATCTGAAGCAAGATGCCACGCACATGTGGCTCTCCTCGCCGTTCGGTCACCCGGTTCGCAATCTGCTGGTCAATCCGCCGCGGCTTCTTGCATCAGACGGTTGGGATGAACTCGTCGAGCGGGTTGCAGCTCTTTTGGAAAAACTCAAGGAACTTGGCTCCATTCCATGCGGAGACCCAAATCACTGGTGGCGTTGGCGCGAAGACGCCATCGGCCCAAGCGGCTGGCTGAGGCAAGCTTTCCTTTCAACCGTGGCCGAGACTCGGGTGCCAAACAACGATGTCACACTCTGGGACCAATCTTACGTGGCGGCGGCGCTCTTCAAATCGGCCGTCGCCGGGGCTGTTTTGGTTGGAAATACCTTTGAGTGGGGCAACAATTCAAAGCAACAGACTCGCTGGAGGGTGCTGACCGTTGGGTTTGGCACGCGCCATTACGAAGCGCGGGCAGTGAAAATCGGCGACTGGGTGGGCGCTCAGCGTGACATCGAAGGATTCTTTGAGCGGGTGCGGAAATTCATCGAAGTAGACCTGGCCATCGGATCGCTCGTCTATCGCGATGACGAAACGGTGGTCTTTACGTTCCCTGGCCAACGCGAGGACGGCAAAGGCAGCCTCGACGATAACGCGGCTGAGGAGCTGCGTAAAAGCATCGCGGAAGAGCTGGACCAGTTCGCACAAGAACTCAAGTTCGAAACGCCGCCGCTTTGCCGTCTTTCCCAATCCACCCGTTCCGTTGTGCCGATGGTCCACGAACAGCGCGAAGTGCGGAAAGCACTGGCGGTCCCAATCCACCGGCCATGGGAAATCAAGACCTACAATGAGTCCGAGGCGTCAGGGACCCGTCACGTCTGTCCCGTTTGCCTAACGCGCCTCAACGAGCCGCCTCGCTCGGCGCAGACCGACAACGCGCGCAAAAGTTATTTGTGTGGCGTCTGCCGCGAACGTCGCAGAGGACGCCTGGACGCATGGCTCTCAGGCGAGGACGACACGATCTGGATTTCTGAGGTCGCTGACGAGAACGATCGCGTGGCTTTGCTCACGGTGAGCTTCGACATAGATCCTTGGCTGGAAGGCGAGCACGTCGACTCACTGAGAGCACAGAACATTGCGTCTTGGCAGCGGTTCAATCCAGTACTCGAGGAATATTGGAAGAGGGACCCCAATCAGAGACGACGTATCGACAATCCCCTTGATCCTGAACGCCCTTTCGCGTCGGTTATGGACTACGTAAAAACCAGGCTTGCATCGTTCGAGAAAGACGACCTCGTTCTTGCGAACCTTCAGGAAGGGTACAGGCACGAGAGAAGCTGGGACACCTTCTTTGCCAAGATTGTCGAGGACCGGGCGAATGCCCCTCAATTTGCCAATCTAACGGACGATGGGCGAGCCAACTGGCTGGCTCATCAGCTTTTCCGCAAACTTCCGTCCCCCGGCCGTGTGTACCGCTTCTGGCGAACCACGGAAGCCTTCTTCGATGAGCTGTTCAAACAGTTTCGTGAAATCGCCGCCAGCCATCCGAACCCCTGGCGGAGACGCCGGTTGCGTCTTGCTCCGGATACGCAGACAGCACAAGAATGGGAAGACCGCGAGACCTACGCGGGCCGGTGGAACGAAGGTCCCTTTGAGGTCCTCTATCGGACTGACCACAACGAGTTTTTGAGCATTGGCAACCTGTCCCGGTGTCTGGAGGCTACAGACACGGCAACGGTGCTCCAAGAGCAGGAGCTTGAGCTCAAAGGGGACGACGGCCAGGTAAGAAAGCTCAAAATTCAATCCACACGAGAACCTGAGCGCCTCGGCATCTACGCACCGGTGACCCTGCTGGAGCGCACTCCCCGCCGATTCCGGGTTCTCGTTCCATTGGATCGTGTTACACCTTGTATCGAGGCGGCAATCGCGAAGTGGCGTGAGGAGTTCGCACGAGTTTGGGATCGCATGCCGTTACGCATCGGAGTCGTGGCTTTCCCGCGGCTGACCCCGTTTCAGGCGGTGATCGAGGCCGCGCGGAATCTGGAGGACGCGCTGGACCGGGACGGTGGCGAGACCTGGCGGGTCCTGGAGTGCCGCACGCGGGAAGGGATCACCGCGCTGTCGCTAAAGCGGAAAGACGGCGCCACCGAGGCGATTCTGGTGCCAGTAAGCCTGCCTGATGGGCGGGAGGACGTGTTCTATTCATACGTTCGCCTGGAAGATCGCGCGCTGCGCTTCCCGCGGGATTTTCAGCACCCCAACGGTCAGGTCTATCGCCACATGGCGGATTTGCGCCCCGGCGATGGGATCAGGGTTGAGGCAAGCCGCATTGCTGGCGTGTTTCTGGACACGACCTCGCGGCGGTTTGAAACGCCACGGGTTTGGCCGCTTGCAGACTTTGAACGTATGCAGGCCACCTGGGACCTGCTGGTGCGCAACAGCCCGAGCCTGACGGCGCTCCGCGGTGCCTGGTCCCAGATCGAAGAAAAGGCGCGAAACTGGTGTGATAACACCGGCTCATGGTCAGCCGGAAGCAAAGAGGAATGGTTACGCCTTGCAAGGGCAATTCTTAGCGACCGGCTGGAGTTACAAGGAGCGGCACTAGAGGCGCTTGTGGATGCGGCGGGCACCGGAATTCTTGCCTGGGTGCTGGAGTGGCACCTAACCTGGCTAAAAGTACATATAGGAGGGTAA
- a CDS encoding RAMP superfamily CRISPR-associated protein: protein MSFDLYADLAGQSKCPDSAELPAGLASGFVDGCTTWFARGELEADKKAGTQKKNDARNCYIKQAVTARLLPDEVAKLIDMRVRIPQLGWLAIEVSFTLQTPWYSKDDRLFHVLDNPVRKDPVFGVPYMSAASWKGVLRWACRMQAGLREHLSNGKRFEDWNDPGWILHLFGNEKRKGQDFHQGASVFYPTWFDKIGFEVINPHDRRRPAGTQPILYEVVPGRRPKADNPQELEDGGKGSLRLLYAPLPGAKQTAQRADFLPRLLEAIEQLLTKYGISAKRTVGWGTAEITTWRGWLKEQEPIEATSREEFQKQLEERLQAEGAR from the coding sequence ATGAGTTTCGACCTCTACGCTGACCTCGCCGGTCAATCAAAATGTCCGGACTCTGCTGAGCTTCCCGCGGGCCTCGCCAGCGGCTTTGTCGATGGGTGCACGACGTGGTTTGCGCGGGGCGAGCTGGAGGCGGACAAGAAGGCGGGCACCCAGAAGAAGAACGACGCCCGGAACTGCTACATCAAGCAGGCGGTCACAGCACGCCTACTACCCGACGAGGTTGCGAAGCTGATCGATATGCGGGTCCGCATCCCTCAGCTCGGCTGGCTCGCCATCGAGGTCTCCTTCACGCTTCAGACGCCCTGGTACTCGAAGGACGACCGGCTTTTTCACGTGCTCGACAATCCTGTGCGCAAGGATCCCGTGTTCGGTGTTCCGTACATGTCCGCGGCGAGCTGGAAGGGCGTGCTGCGGTGGGCGTGCCGGATGCAGGCGGGACTTCGGGAGCATCTTAGCAACGGGAAGCGGTTCGAGGATTGGAACGATCCCGGGTGGATTTTGCACCTGTTTGGGAACGAGAAAAGGAAAGGCCAGGATTTCCACCAGGGTGCGTCGGTCTTCTATCCTACCTGGTTCGACAAGATCGGGTTCGAGGTAATCAATCCACACGATCGGCGCCGGCCCGCGGGCACGCAACCGATTCTTTATGAGGTAGTCCCTGGCAGGAGGCCGAAGGCGGACAATCCGCAGGAATTGGAAGACGGAGGGAAAGGTAGTCTCAGGTTGCTGTACGCCCCATTGCCAGGCGCGAAACAAACAGCCCAGCGGGCTGACTTTCTCCCGCGGCTGCTTGAGGCGATCGAGCAACTGCTTACGAAATACGGCATATCGGCCAAGCGCACCGTGGGGTGGGGCACGGCGGAGATCACGACGTGGCGGGGATGGCTGAAGGAACAAGAGCCGATTGAAGCAACTTCTCGAGAAGAATTTCAGAAGCAGCTCGAAGAGCGGCTGCAGGCGGAGGGGGCGCGATGA
- the cmr1 gene encoding type III-B CRISPR module RAMP protein Cmr1 translates to MEERTYTVKALTDIWTGDADGKPHRLITIGLLGSIRWWFEVLVRGLGGSACDPTRDGIRCPDHRVADPTKPGHHCVVCELFGCTGWARKFRFEVLDENGKPQQNQIKANQCFQLRFTPLRAISEKEWALLDLTLRLITEYGAIGGKTVYKPTEESHRQSVQRHQDFGLVKLVPHQRLYACTDHELRTFVSQQQWRSLNHGSFGWASAQNFWCVSGRHLSREDADHSSFNRVLGREESKSCLDCGQVHDPPQRCGKTNRLPRRRSEQNPTGNLEKWLAGGRAESKKVFSFKNPESARRTFGFVQSTDKLDEMRQRLKKNAWDNLGDNEFVTGGDILRRLLGEGGNR, encoded by the coding sequence ATGGAAGAGCGAACCTATACGGTGAAGGCGCTCACCGACATCTGGACAGGCGATGCCGACGGAAAGCCGCACCGCCTCATTACGATCGGCCTGCTCGGCTCGATCCGCTGGTGGTTCGAAGTGCTCGTGCGTGGCTTGGGCGGGTCAGCGTGCGATCCGACCAGAGATGGCATTCGGTGCCCTGACCACCGGGTGGCCGACCCCACCAAGCCCGGGCATCACTGTGTCGTGTGCGAGCTCTTTGGCTGCACTGGCTGGGCGAGGAAGTTTCGCTTCGAAGTACTGGACGAGAACGGCAAGCCGCAACAGAACCAGATCAAGGCAAACCAGTGCTTCCAGCTTCGGTTCACCCCCTTGCGTGCGATCTCGGAGAAGGAATGGGCGCTCCTCGACCTGACGCTCCGGCTGATCACAGAGTACGGAGCCATCGGAGGGAAGACGGTCTATAAGCCTACCGAGGAAAGCCACCGTCAATCAGTGCAGCGCCATCAGGACTTCGGTCTGGTGAAGCTCGTTCCTCATCAAAGACTGTATGCGTGCACAGACCACGAGTTACGGACGTTCGTATCGCAGCAGCAGTGGCGCAGCTTGAATCACGGCTCGTTCGGTTGGGCATCGGCTCAGAACTTCTGGTGCGTATCAGGAAGGCACCTTTCGCGGGAAGATGCCGATCACAGCTCCTTCAACCGTGTGCTCGGGCGCGAGGAGAGCAAAAGCTGTCTCGATTGCGGGCAGGTTCACGATCCGCCGCAGAGGTGCGGGAAGACAAACAGACTTCCGCGGCGCCGGAGCGAACAAAACCCCACTGGCAATCTCGAGAAATGGCTCGCGGGCGGACGGGCGGAGAGCAAGAAAGTATTCAGCTTCAAGAACCCCGAATCCGCGAGACGGACCTTCGGCTTCGTGCAGTCCACGGACAAGCTCGACGAGATGCGGCAGCGTTTGAAGAAGAACGCATGGGACAATTTGGGCGACAACGAGTTCGTGACGGGCGGCGATATTCTGCGCAGGCTCCTCGGCGAAGGAGGTAACAGATGA